The DNA segment GCCGGCAAGCGGAAAAGCGTGGTCAACAGATTGCTTTTCAGGGTCAGGTGACGGCCCAGCATCACGTTTTCAATCGCCGACATATTCATGCAAATCTGCATCTGCTGAAAGGTGCGACACATACCCCGCTCTGCGAGCTGGCTAGGCTCCAGTTTTGCGATGCTTTCGCCGTTCAGCTTTACGTCGCCCCCTGTGGGCGTGTACAGACCGGTAATCAGGTTGAACAGCGTGGTTTTACCAGCGCCATTGGGCCCAATTACCGAATACACTTGCCCCGCGTCTACCGCGAAACTCACACCTTCTACGGCATGCACACCGCCAAACGCTTTGGACAGGTTATTCACTTCCACCAGAGCCGTCATGCGTCACCTCCGGCGGACTTTGAGCGTCGTTTTGCCAGGAAATTAGCCGCGGTTGGAAGCAGCCCTTTAGGCATGAAAATCATGGTCAGCATCAGAATCAAGCCAAACAGTACCATCTCGAACTCTTGAAAATCGGCCAGCACTTGCGGCAACAGTTCCAGAACCACGGCACCAATAATCACTCCGATGGTCGAGCCCATACCGCCAAGCACGATCATCGTAATCAGTAAAATGGAAAACTCAAAACTGGCTATCGCAGGTGTGATAAAGCCTTGGAAATGCCCATAGAGCGCGCCCATCACACTGGCGAACACCGCAGACACCACAAACACCAAGCTCTTGTATTTGGCCGTATTAACACCCACCACGCTGGCCGCCACCTCCGAACCGTGTACCGAGCGCAAAGCGCGGCCAATCGGTGAATCAACCAGGTTCTGCGCCAGCCAAACTACTGCCAGCAGAACCACACCGGCGAATAGATACCAGGCCAGATCACCACTGATGTCTATCCCGAACAATGAATACTGGCCAAAGGCGCTAAGCTCCCAGCCAAACACATCAAAGGCGGGTACCGGCATGCCATCCGGCCCGCCGGTTATCTGCCGTTCGTTGTTCAGTATGATGTAAATAATAAAGCCCACAGCCAGAGTCGCCATAGACAAATAGTGACCTTTCAAACGCAAAATTGGGCGGCCAACCGCCCAAGCAATCAAGCCCACACAGGTCGCACCCACAATTAGCGCCGGTATGGCAGACCAGCCGTAATGACTGGTCATAATGGCGTTGAAATATGCCCCCAGGCCGAAAAAGCCGGCGTGGCCCAGACTAATCTGGCCGGCAAAGCCCACCAGCAGGTTAAGCCCCACCACGGCGCCAGCGATCAGCGCGATTTGCGTGGCCAGGCTGTAATGAAAGGGGTTGGAAATAAGCAAAGGCAAAGCAAAAATCACAATGGCCAGGACCACCAGGCCCTTTAAACGGAATTGAGAGAATTTTTCAATCATCACACCCGCTCCACGACTTTGGCGCCAAACAACCCGCGAGGCATGAAGAACAACACCAGCAGAATCATCGAAAAGGCTACTGCATCTTTGTAGTCAGACGACAGATAACCTGCTGTCATTGCCTCCACCACACCCAGTGCCAGCCCGCCAACAACAGCACCTACACCACTACCCAGGCCGCCAATGGCCGCTGCCACAAAGCCTTTCAAGCCAAGGATGATGCCAATATCGTAAGAAGTGAACGTGATAGGAGCCACCACAATACCGGCGATTGATCCGAGCAGTGCAGACACCATAAACGCCAGCATCAACACCATCTGGGTACGAATACCCACCAGGCGCGCGGCGTCTTTGTTCATAGAGGTAGCAAGAATCGCTTTACCGGTCATGGTGCGGGTGAAGAAATACACCAATATCGCAACCAGCACCGCGCCCACTCCCAGCACCCACAAGCTCTGACTGTTCAGTACGGCACCGAATATTTGAATGGGTTCGTCACTGCTAAAATTGGGCATCACGTGGAATTCCTTGCCCCAAACCAACTGCGCCAGACCACGGATAAAAATAGATGCGCCAATGGTGATAATGATCAGCGTGACAACGTTCGCATCTTTTGCCGGTGCAATTGCCAAGCGCTGCAAGGCAATACCCATAACACCCGCAAGAACAACCGCTAACACAATGGCAAGCAGCATCGGCACGCCCATCGACATTAACGACACGGTCGCCATACCACCAATCATCAGAAACTCGCCCTGGGCAAAGTTAATGACGTGGCTGGCATTGTAAATAAGCGTGAAACCCAAAGCGATCAGGGCGTAGGTGGCGCCAATGGTGATACCGGTAAACAGGTACTGCAGGAATTCAGAGAACATAATCGGGTCCGCTCATGCAGCGGCTGGCAACCACCCCGAAGAGCGGATGCCAGCCTTTAGTCCGGATAAAAAAGGTTTAGTCGACCAACGTCCAGCTGCCGTCCTTAACTTCCAGAATGCGGAAGGATTCAGCGGTAAGACCGTTATGATCGTCGGGAGACATATTGAAGGTACCGGTCACGCCTACGTGGCCCTGAATATTTTCAAGAGCTTCACGCACAGCTGCTTTATCGGTGCTGCCGGCGGTCTCTATGGCTTTCACTGCCAGCCTCAAACCGTCATAAGCGTAGCCACCAAAAGTAGAAACCTTCGAATCCCAGCGAGCTTCATATTCACTTTTGTAAGCCTGAACCACAGCCTTCTGTGGGTCTGAATCTGGCAAAGAATCCGGAACCAGTAAAGGCGAAGCTGGCAGCCTCAATCCCTCGGCACTGTCGCCGGCCAATTCCAGAAAGCTGTCGGAAGCAACACCATGAGACTGGTAAAACGGCAAATCAATGCCCAACTGGGCGTAGTTACGGGTAACAATGGCAGGGCCCTGGCCAAAGCCAAAATTCAGAATGGTTTGAACATCGTCGGTGCCGCGGATATTGGTAAGCTGCGCCGTCATATCGGTGTCTGAAACGCCGTAGGTTTCGTCCGCAACCACTTCAATGTTACCCATCTCCCTAGCCACAGCAATGGTTTGCTCGCGGCCAGAACTGCCGAAGCCACCTGTGCCGGAGATTAAGCCAATTTTCGTAAGGCCACGAGATTCCATATCCGAAAGAATGCGCTCTGCCGCCATACGGTCAGACTGCGGTGTTTTGAACACCCATTTCTTTACTGGCGTTGTAATAACCGTCGCGCCCGCCAGCGAAATGAAAGGAATCTGGGCCTGTTCAATCAGAGGAACCGCCGCCATGGTCGCACCCGTGGTACTGCCACCTACAATGATATCCACACGGTCTGAACGAATCAGCCGGCTTGCAAAGTTACGAGCTTTAGAGGCATTGCCAGCGTCATCGTAGTGAATCAATTCAAGTTGACGACCAAGTACCCCGCCTTCTTCATTGATTTTCTCAACGTACATTTCCAGGGTTTTGAGCTCTGGGTCACCCAGAAAGGATGCAGGACCGGTCACTGACAAAAAAGATCCAATGCGGATGGGATCGGCAGCCTGGGCACTCATCGCCACCAGTACAGCCGCTGTGATGGCTAAAAATTTCTTCGTATAGTAAGAAAGTGTTCCATTCATTGTTTTTTTTCTCCACAGAATAAGGTCGGAATCATTTTGTTTTTATGCGTTTGATTTACCGACTATTACAACGAGTTCTCAAGACAGAGCTGGGCATTTTCGTATCACTTACCCCCCACCCGGAAGCCTCACTCATTAATTATATCTAGCAGCCATCTCGCTCCAAAAACAGCGGCCACAACACAGTGCCAGACAAATACGATACCAACAATATGTGTAATTAGAAAATATTGTATCATTACATTGATGTCAACTGCGGCGGCCGTACAGGCTGCGGCTTCTTGACCGTCAGCGTCAGTTTAGATCATTGCTCACACAGTGCCCGATGGTGAACTGACCCGCCGCCTTTACCTGATGACGCCAGAGAGATATGGTTCATTTCTCGCAATATTAAGCACTCTGATAGCGCCGAACGCTGCCGGAAAATAATTTAAGAGAAGAACATGTCAGCAAAAAGTCAGCTTGCCAGTCTGATACAGGATTTTCAGCAACAACGCCCGGTACGTGCAGGTTCTCTGATCATCACCATTTACGGCGATGTCATCCATCCGCGTGGCGGTAATGTCTGGTTAGGCAGTGTGATGAAGCTGGTCGCGCCTATGGGCATTAACGAGCGTCTGGTCAGAACGTCGGTTTACCGGTTGGTGCAAGAAAGCTGGTTGCAGGCTGAAAAAGTGGGTCGCTGTAGTTATTACAGCATAACCGGGGACGGCCTCAGGCGTTTCCGGCAGGCGTTTGAGCAGGTTTACAGTATTGGTGACGACGACTGGAACGGCGGTTGGTGCCTGACATTACTGAATCAGCTTGAACCTGAACTGCGGCAAAAAGTGCGCGAAGAGCTCAAATGGCTTGGCTTTGGCAATCTATCGCCCACCATCATGCAACACCCGCGCTTCAAACCCGAACAATTAACCCCGTTATTACAAGAATGGGGCGCCTTCGATGACGCTATTGTGATGCAAACCCACCCAATTGAACCACGCAACTCAAAAGCGCTGCGCAGACAGATTAAAGAAAGCTGGAATCTGGATGAACTGGGTTTGCGCTACAAACGCTTCTTGGGAAAATTCCGCCCGCTATGGCGGGAGCTTAACAATAACGACAACCTAAGCCCCGAAGACTGTCTAGCCGCACGGCTTCTGCTGATTCACGAATACCGAAAAATACTGCTGCGCGACCCTTTTCTGCCTAACGAGCTATTGCCAAATGATTGGGAAGGGCACAGCGCCAAGCAGCTGTGCCGAAACCTTTACCTCGCAATTTACGCGCGCTCTGACGAATTCCTGGCCTGTAATCTGGAAAATGCATCTGGCCCGCTGCCTGTCCCGGGGGCTGGTTTTTACCGCCGCTTTGGGGGGTTAATGCCGTAAAACGTAAACCTTCTACCCTTGCGCTCTGAGCAACAGTCTTCACTCATAATGCCACTTCCGGATTAACCCAAATAGCCCAAGAGCGTAGACTTTAGTCTAATAAACAAAGAATAGTGATTGAATTATATGCGCTTGGCAACTAGCTTAGTGCCCGAGTCTTACAACAATAAATAAATATGTGGAGCTAATAACAATGCAAAGCAACAAATTGAGAATGGCCATTCGTGCGACGGCTGCTGTGGCAGTTCTTAGTATGGCCGGTCCGGCAAGCGCAGTCGACTTCACGGCCGGCGATTATGAAATGTCTGTTTATGGCTATGCGCGGCTCAATGCCACCTATGACATTGATGAGGACATCGCCGGCCGCGGCACCCGCTCTGGCGACTTCTCAAAAATCAACGTCGGCGCGGACGAAGACGACGAAGTGGGCGGTAATTTTGGTGCCGACGCATTACAGAGCCGCCTCGGTTTCAAGGTCATGACCCCGGAAGGCGTCAAAATCGTCGTGGAAGGTGACTTCCGCGGTACACGTGGAGATAGCACCGGCGATTTCCGCCTTCGCCACGCTTTTGGTGAATACAATGGCGTGCTGATCGGCCGCTACTGGTCCAACTACAGCAGTTTCGTGGGCAACACTTCGCAGCTGGAATTTGACGGTGTACCTGGAAATGCTGGCTACCAGTTCCGCGCCTCTCAGGTCCGCTACACCACCGGGTCCCTGTCTGTGTCTCTGGAGGAACCAAGCACCCGCATTGCCTCAGCCGGATCTCAATCCGTAAAAACGGAGATGCCGGCGATTACGGCCCGTTTTGAGAGCTCCATGGACAGCTTGAGCTACTCGGCTGCGGCCATCGTTCGCCAAGTCGGCTATGACACCGGCACAGAGGATGACAGCGCCATAGGCGTAGGCGCTTTTGTGGCCGCCAAGCTGGCCCTGAACGACACGTTCTCCATTCAAGGTCAGGTAAACGTTTCCGAGGGCGCCAACGGTTATTTGTGGCGGTCCGGCAGCAATTACTATGGCCAAGATGCCTATATTGATAGCAATGGCGACCTCGAGACCATCTCTGGCTATGGCGCCAATCTGGGCGTGTCTATGAAGACCGGCGACGGCTCGTCGGTGAACGTCGTCTACGGCGTGACCGAACTTGATCTGGACGATGCAGTAGCGGACACCTTGACCAGCGGAATTACATCAACCGCCAGTGAAAGCAACAGCACGGCCGCAATCAACTACCAGTGGAGCCCGGTAAAGAACGTCAACATGGGCGTACAATATGCCTTTCACATGGTGGATAAAGTCAACGGCGATAGCGGTGATGCAAGCCGCATCCACTTCGCAGCTCAGTACAACTTCTAAAGCGTATTGTTAAGCGAACAAAAGATGCCCCGGACTTCCGGGGCATCTTTTGTTCAAGCCTACCTACTAAAAACCCCATCACACCACTGCTTCACAGCCGCCCCAGAAAACGGCAGATCAACCGCTTCCCCACCGCCAAACTCGTGCCACTGTTTCAGGAATTTCCGCTTCACCACCGTCAGCACCGGTATACCTGCATCAAGCAACTGAACGAACTCCGCCCGGCAACCTTTGCCGTCAATCTCCTGCTGTCCGAAACGATTCACAATGGCCAACCTGGGCGGATTATTTATTGCCCCACGCAAAACGCCGGTCGCATCCGCCAAGCCAGACGGATCCAGGCAGCAGGATTGCGATTCTTTGCCCAGATTCTGGGCTATCGAGTATTCGGTGCCGGTTTCCACATCTTGCACCGCCATGGGCTCGCGGCGCAGGCCCTGCTCGTTCAGCGCCATGGCCAGGCCCGCCACGCGAATGCCCTTACGGTTGTAATGATTGGCCAAGCTGTGCAGCAGCGCGTCTACGGGCTGACTGTCGTTGTCGTAGATAATCGCTGCCAGCTGTAATGGGTGTGCCATGAAGACCGTCCTGAAGCGTGTGTCGGCGTTTTCTGTTGAAACAACCCGCGCTATAAAACACAAAAAGGGCGCAGATTGCTCTACGCCCCTAGTGTACTGACTTGCACCGCCAAAGCGGTTGCTTTAGGTCAGGGACCGGTGCGGTTAATCAACCGACCCCCTCACTCTTGCTTACAGCAACAGGGTACGAATATCACCCATTAGCCGAGCCAGCGCCGAAGTAAAGCGCGCTGCGTCTGCCCCATTCACCGCACGGTGATCGTAAGACAGTGACAACGGCAGCATCAGCCGCGGCTGGAAGGCTTTGCCGTCCCAAACTGGCTTCATCGCCGCTTTGGACACACCCAGTATTGCCACTTCCGGCGTATTCACGATTGGCGTAAAGGCCGTGCCTCCAATACCGCCAAGGCTGGTAATGGTAAAACAGGCGCCCTGCATTTCTGCCGGCTTCAGCTTCTTTTCGCGGGCTTTCTGGGCCAGCTCTGCGCTTTCAGCCGCCAGTTCCCACAGGCCTTTCTGGTCCACATTACGAATCACCGGAACCATCAAGCCATGGGGCGTATCCACTGCAATACCAATGTGGATGTACCTCTTGTGTACAACTTCTTTGCGATCCATATCCAGGGCGACGTTGAACTGGGGCAATTCAGCCAGAGCCGCGGCACAGGCCTTGAGCATGAACGGCAGCGGCGTCATTTTCACGCCTTTCTTTTCACCCAATGGCTTCAACGATTTACGGAAATCTTCCATATCGCTGATGTCGGCGTCTTCGAACTGGGTGACGTGTGGAACGTTCAACCAGCTGCGGTGCATGTTCAGCGCCGTAACAGACATCATGCGCGACATGCCTTCCCTTTCAACTTCACCAAACTGGCTGAAATCTGGCAATTTCACGCCAGGAATGCCGCTGCTGCCAGCGCCAGGCACTACGGCGCCCTGCTGTGCCTGCTGCAGCTGAGCCTTCACATAGCCGTGCACGTCGTCTTTAACAATACGGCTTTTCGGGCCGGAGCCTTTCACCCGGGCCAGGTCTGCACCCAGTTCACGGGCCAGCTTGCGAACCGCAGGGCCGGCGTGCACTTTGCTGCCGGCGGCGGGCACCTCATAGGTCACCGAACCGGTATCCGCGGGTTTGGTTTTGGTATCGCTAGCCGCAACCGGCGACTCGGGCTTGGCGGGCTGTTCTGATTCGGCTGGCTGCTTCTTGCCAGCATCGTTACTATCAGCCGGCGCTGAATTGTCAGCGTCATCTGCGCTATCGTCGCCGTCATCTGCGCTATCTTCGGTGATGATCATTTCCAGCAGGTCGTCGCCTTCGGAAATCTTATCGCCTTCTTTAACCAGAATCTTGCCGATTTTGCCGGCGAAGGGCGATGGGATTTCCATGGTCGCCTTGTCGGACTCCACGGTGACCAGCGCGCTTTCCACGTCAACGTCGTCGCCTTCAGACACGTTAAGCTCGATGATCGGGATGTCATCAAAACCATCCAGGCCAGACACTTTGACGATTTCTGTGCGCGTGCCGCCGGATTTTTTCTGCGGCGCCGGCTTGCTGACGCTGTCGTCCGACTTAGCCGGTGCGACATCGCTCTGGGCTTTGGGCTCAGGCTCTGGCGCGCTATCACTTGCACCATCTGAACTGCTCGCACTATTAGAACTAAGAGTACCGACTAAGTCGCCCTCTTTGATCTTATCGCCCACTTTAACGATAATTTTGACGATTTTACCCGCAGCCGGTGACGGCAACTCAACCGAGGCCTTGTCGGTTTCAACTGTCAAAATCGGATCTTCTTCAGCCACCGAATCACCGGCGCTGACCAGTATTTCAATAACTTCAACTTCATCTGCCCCGCCTAGATCGGGGACCCTGATTTCTTGCTCGCTCATAGCGGTCTCCTTAGCGGTGCGCCGGGTTCGGTTTGTTGCGATCGATTCCGTACTTGCGCATAGCTTCAAGAACCTGTTCGTGCTTGATCTCGCCGTCTTTCGCCAGAGCAGACAGTGCTGCTACGGCAACGTGGTAACGATCAACCTCAAAGAAATCACGCAGTTTTTGACGAGTGTCGCTGCGGCCAAAGCCATCCGTACCCAAGGTCAGAAAGGTTTTGGGGATAAACGCCCGAAGCTGTTCAGAGTGCAGCTTGATGTAGTCGGTAGACGACACAACCGGGCCTGTTTGGCTTTCCAGGCACTGGGTGACATAGGCTTTGCGGCCTTTGTCATCCGGGTGCATCAGGTTCCAGCGCTCTACATGTTGGCCGTCGCGGGCCAGTTCGTTAAAGCTGGTGACACTCCACACATCGGAGCTGACGCCCCAATCGTCTTTCAACAGCTCGGCAGCGGCATTCACTTCGTTCAAGATGGCGCCAGAGCCCAGCAACTGAACCCGCAACTTAGTTTTGCCTTTACCTTTTGCTTCCACCGAACTGAACTTGTACATGCCTTTGATGATGCCATCGGCACAACCTTCAGGCATCGCTGGCTGAACGTAGTTCTCGTTCTCCATGGTGATGTAGTAATAAACGTTGATGTTCTCTTCGTACATTTCCTTCATACCGTGATGAATCACCACAGCCATTTCGTAGGCGTAAGCCGGATCGTAAGCTTTGCAGTTAGGTATGGTGTTGGCCAGAATATGGCTGTGACCGTCCTGGTGCTGCAAGCCCTCACCATTCAGCGTGGTACGCCCTGCGGTACCGCCAATCAGGAAGCCGCGAGCTTGAATGTCGCCAGCAGCCCAGGCCAGATCGCCAACGCGCTGGAAACCGAACATGGAATAAAACGCGTAAAACGGAATCAGCGGAAAGTTGTTGTTGCTGTAAGACGTAGCAGCCGCAATCCAGGCCGCCATAGCGCCGCCTTCGTTAATGCCTTCCTGCAGAATCTGACCCTTTTTGTCTTCACGGTAATACATGATTTGATCGCGATCAGGCGGCACGTACTTCTGCCCTTCCGAGGTATAAATACCCAGCTGGCGGAACATGCCCTCCATACCAAAGGTTCGGGCTTCATCAGGAACAATCGGCACAACGCGTTTACCCACACGCTTGTCTTTTGCCAACGCGCTCAGAATGCGCACGAACGACATAGTGGTGGAGATTTCACGACCGTTAGAACCTTCCAGTACCTGTTTGAAGATATTCAGGTCGGGAATCTGTAGTGCCTGGCTGTTTTTACGACGCTTGGGATAAAAACCACCCAAGTCCTGCCGGCGCTTCCTCATGTACACCAGCTCGGGGCTGTCGGGCGCCGGGCGGTAGTACGGCACGTCGTCTAGCTCTTCGTCTTTCAGCGGAATCGCGAAGCGGTCGCGGAAGTCTTTCAGAGTTTCGGTGTCGAGCTTTTTCAGAGAGTGAGCCGTGTTGGTGGCTTCGCCAGCAGCACCAAAGCCATAACCTTTGATGGTATGAGCCAAGATAACGGTTGGCTTACCATTGGCCTCCGTCGCTGCTTTCTTATAAGCGGCATACACTTTGTACGGGTCGTGGCCACCGCGATTAAGCTTTTGAATGTCGTCGTCGGTCCAGTTTTCAATCATCTTGGCCAGCTTCGGATACTTGCCGAAAAACTGCTTGCGAGTTGCCCCCGGGCCAGCATTTGTGAAAGCCTGCAGTTCGCCGTCAACCACTTCGTCCATGGCGCGTTGCATGGTGCCGTCTTCGTCTTGCTCAAACAGCGGGTCCCACATGCGGCCCCAGACCACTTTGATCACGTTCCAGCCAGCACCGCGGAATGAGCCTTCCAGTTCCTGAATAATCTTGCCGTTGCCGCGCACCGGGCCATCCAGGCGCTGCAGGTTGCAGTTCACCACAAACACCAGATTGTCCAGGTTTTCACGGCTGGCCTTGGAAATACAGCCCAGAGTTTCGGGCTCGTCACATTCACCATCACCAATGAAACACCACACTTTGCGATTTTCCATTTCGACCAGTTCGCGGCTGTCGAGGTACTTCATGATGTGAGCCTGGTAAATGGCCTGAATCGGGCCCAGGCCCATAGAAACCGTGGGAAACTGCCAGTAATCAGGCATCAGCCACGGGTGCGGATAGGATGACAGCCCGCCGCCGTCGACCTCTTCGCGATACTTGTCTAGCTGCGCTTCTTCAAATCGGCCTTCCAAAAAGGAACGGGCGTAGATGCCCGGCGAGGCGTGGCCTTGGAAATACACAAGGTCTGACTCGCGTTTTTCATCGCCACCGTGGAAGAAATAGTTAAAACCTACATCATAGAGCGTGGCCGCAGACGAGAAGGTAGAAATATGACCACCCAGTTCACCCGGACGTTTGTTGGCACGCACGACCATCGCCATGGCGTTCCAACGGATCAGAGAACGAATACGGCGCTCCATGAACAGGTCGCCCGGCATACGTGCTTCTTGTGCAAGCGGGATCGTATTACGGAATGGCGTGGTGATGGCATAAGGCAGCTGGGTACCATCGCGGCTGGCGCGCTCGGAAAGGCGTTCCAGAATGTACTTGGCTCGGTCTACACCCTCCTGTTCGATCAGTGATTCGAGTGCGTCAAGCCACTCTGTGGTTTCAATCGGATCGTCGTCCTGGTACATCAAATACTCCATTAAGCATCTAGAAAAATGCGGCCCAGTCGCCGTACATGACGGGCTGTGCTGCTGAGTCAGTCAGTGGGGCTTGCGGCGTTGGGGCCGTAGCGCCGATTAATCGTTCATAAACAAGCATAGGTCAGGTTTCACAAATTGCGTCTGACAGATCGCAAACTGCTTTTGGAGTTGACCGGCATTGTAGTTTTTTTACTACAATTTATCGAAATTTTTTAGTTAACCCTGGAAAAATAGGAGTTAATTTCGATTCCTTACGGAATAATGACGTTTTTACACCTTCCAGACAAGTCACACTCGACCAAGGTCGAACACTGTTGACTCTATGTGACTTCGTTTTCAGCCCTGAACCTTCTACGTTTCACTTTGAATAATATGCAAAAAACGGGCTTACCGTGAGGTGAG comes from the Marinobacter psychrophilus genome and includes:
- a CDS encoding dihydrolipoyllysine-residue acetyltransferase; translation: MSEQEIRVPDLGGADEVEVIEILVSAGDSVAEEDPILTVETDKASVELPSPAAGKIVKIIVKVGDKIKEGDLVGTLSSNSASSSDGASDSAPEPEPKAQSDVAPAKSDDSVSKPAPQKKSGGTRTEIVKVSGLDGFDDIPIIELNVSEGDDVDVESALVTVESDKATMEIPSPFAGKIGKILVKEGDKISEGDDLLEMIITEDSADDGDDSADDADNSAPADSNDAGKKQPAESEQPAKPESPVAASDTKTKPADTGSVTYEVPAAGSKVHAGPAVRKLARELGADLARVKGSGPKSRIVKDDVHGYVKAQLQQAQQGAVVPGAGSSGIPGVKLPDFSQFGEVEREGMSRMMSVTALNMHRSWLNVPHVTQFEDADISDMEDFRKSLKPLGEKKGVKMTPLPFMLKACAAALAELPQFNVALDMDRKEVVHKRYIHIGIAVDTPHGLMVPVIRNVDQKGLWELAAESAELAQKAREKKLKPAEMQGACFTITSLGGIGGTAFTPIVNTPEVAILGVSKAAMKPVWDGKAFQPRLMLPLSLSYDHRAVNGADAARFTSALARLMGDIRTLLL
- the aceE gene encoding pyruvate dehydrogenase (acetyl-transferring), homodimeric type, whose protein sequence is MYQDDDPIETTEWLDALESLIEQEGVDRAKYILERLSERASRDGTQLPYAITTPFRNTIPLAQEARMPGDLFMERRIRSLIRWNAMAMVVRANKRPGELGGHISTFSSAATLYDVGFNYFFHGGDEKRESDLVYFQGHASPGIYARSFLEGRFEEAQLDKYREEVDGGGLSSYPHPWLMPDYWQFPTVSMGLGPIQAIYQAHIMKYLDSRELVEMENRKVWCFIGDGECDEPETLGCISKASRENLDNLVFVVNCNLQRLDGPVRGNGKIIQELEGSFRGAGWNVIKVVWGRMWDPLFEQDEDGTMQRAMDEVVDGELQAFTNAGPGATRKQFFGKYPKLAKMIENWTDDDIQKLNRGGHDPYKVYAAYKKAATEANGKPTVILAHTIKGYGFGAAGEATNTAHSLKKLDTETLKDFRDRFAIPLKDEELDDVPYYRPAPDSPELVYMRKRRQDLGGFYPKRRKNSQALQIPDLNIFKQVLEGSNGREISTTMSFVRILSALAKDKRVGKRVVPIVPDEARTFGMEGMFRQLGIYTSEGQKYVPPDRDQIMYYREDKKGQILQEGINEGGAMAAWIAAATSYSNNNFPLIPFYAFYSMFGFQRVGDLAWAAGDIQARGFLIGGTAGRTTLNGEGLQHQDGHSHILANTIPNCKAYDPAYAYEMAVVIHHGMKEMYEENINVYYYITMENENYVQPAMPEGCADGIIKGMYKFSSVEAKGKGKTKLRVQLLGSGAILNEVNAAAELLKDDWGVSSDVWSVTSFNELARDGQHVERWNLMHPDDKGRKAYVTQCLESQTGPVVSSTDYIKLHSEQLRAFIPKTFLTLGTDGFGRSDTRQKLRDFFEVDRYHVAVAALSALAKDGEIKHEQVLEAMRKYGIDRNKPNPAHR
- a CDS encoding branched-chain amino acid ABC transporter permease translates to MIEKFSQFRLKGLVVLAIVIFALPLLISNPFHYSLATQIALIAGAVVGLNLLVGFAGQISLGHAGFFGLGAYFNAIMTSHYGWSAIPALIVGATCVGLIAWAVGRPILRLKGHYLSMATLAVGFIIYIILNNERQITGGPDGMPVPAFDVFGWELSAFGQYSLFGIDISGDLAWYLFAGVVLLAVVWLAQNLVDSPIGRALRSVHGSEVAASVVGVNTAKYKSLVFVVSAVFASVMGALYGHFQGFITPAIASFEFSILLITMIVLGGMGSTIGVIIGAVVLELLPQVLADFQEFEMVLFGLILMLTMIFMPKGLLPTAANFLAKRRSKSAGGDA
- a CDS encoding DUF2478 domain-containing protein; its protein translation is MAHPLQLAAIIYDNDSQPVDALLHSLANHYNRKGIRVAGLAMALNEQGLRREPMAVQDVETGTEYSIAQNLGKESQSCCLDPSGLADATGVLRGAINNPPRLAIVNRFGQQEIDGKGCRAEFVQLLDAGIPVLTVVKRKFLKQWHEFGGGEAVDLPFSGAAVKQWCDGVFSR
- a CDS encoding branched-chain amino acid ABC transporter permease, translated to MFSEFLQYLFTGITIGATYALIALGFTLIYNASHVINFAQGEFLMIGGMATVSLMSMGVPMLLAIVLAVVLAGVMGIALQRLAIAPAKDANVVTLIIITIGASIFIRGLAQLVWGKEFHVMPNFSSDEPIQIFGAVLNSQSLWVLGVGAVLVAILVYFFTRTMTGKAILATSMNKDAARLVGIRTQMVLMLAFMVSALLGSIAGIVVAPITFTSYDIGIILGLKGFVAAAIGGLGSGVGAVVGGLALGVVEAMTAGYLSSDYKDAVAFSMILLVLFFMPRGLFGAKVVERV
- a CDS encoding DcaP family trimeric outer membrane transporter, giving the protein MQSNKLRMAIRATAAVAVLSMAGPASAVDFTAGDYEMSVYGYARLNATYDIDEDIAGRGTRSGDFSKINVGADEDDEVGGNFGADALQSRLGFKVMTPEGVKIVVEGDFRGTRGDSTGDFRLRHAFGEYNGVLIGRYWSNYSSFVGNTSQLEFDGVPGNAGYQFRASQVRYTTGSLSVSLEEPSTRIASAGSQSVKTEMPAITARFESSMDSLSYSAAAIVRQVGYDTGTEDDSAIGVGAFVAAKLALNDTFSIQGQVNVSEGANGYLWRSGSNYYGQDAYIDSNGDLETISGYGANLGVSMKTGDGSSVNVVYGVTELDLDDAVADTLTSGITSTASESNSTAAINYQWSPVKNVNMGVQYAFHMVDKVNGDSGDASRIHFAAQYNF
- a CDS encoding ABC transporter substrate-binding protein; this translates as MNGTLSYYTKKFLAITAAVLVAMSAQAADPIRIGSFLSVTGPASFLGDPELKTLEMYVEKINEEGGVLGRQLELIHYDDAGNASKARNFASRLIRSDRVDIIVGGSTTGATMAAVPLIEQAQIPFISLAGATVITTPVKKWVFKTPQSDRMAAERILSDMESRGLTKIGLISGTGGFGSSGREQTIAVAREMGNIEVVADETYGVSDTDMTAQLTNIRGTDDVQTILNFGFGQGPAIVTRNYAQLGIDLPFYQSHGVASDSFLELAGDSAEGLRLPASPLLVPDSLPDSDPQKAVVQAYKSEYEARWDSKVSTFGGYAYDGLRLAVKAIETAGSTDKAAVREALENIQGHVGVTGTFNMSPDDHNGLTAESFRILEVKDGSWTLVD
- the paaX gene encoding phenylacetic acid degradation operon negative regulatory protein PaaX, with amino-acid sequence MSAKSQLASLIQDFQQQRPVRAGSLIITIYGDVIHPRGGNVWLGSVMKLVAPMGINERLVRTSVYRLVQESWLQAEKVGRCSYYSITGDGLRRFRQAFEQVYSIGDDDWNGGWCLTLLNQLEPELRQKVREELKWLGFGNLSPTIMQHPRFKPEQLTPLLQEWGAFDDAIVMQTHPIEPRNSKALRRQIKESWNLDELGLRYKRFLGKFRPLWRELNNNDNLSPEDCLAARLLLIHEYRKILLRDPFLPNELLPNDWEGHSAKQLCRNLYLAIYARSDEFLACNLENASGPLPVPGAGFYRRFGGLMP